A single Carnobacterium alterfunditum DSM 5972 DNA region contains:
- the lepB gene encoding signal peptidase I: protein MEKKSWEEFSWEWFKALILAGLITVLLRNFIFIPMTIEGSSMIPTFQQNDQIIVNTIFDVERFDLVVFYDSSNRTLVKRVVGLPGEKIRYENDQLYINDEEIEEEFLDNDLVNNAGGIWTSDFTLEELTGTQVISEGEYFVLGDNRRSSNDSRYFGSIPVDSIIGETSFIYYPFDRMKTVQ from the coding sequence ATGGAAAAAAAGTCTTGGGAGGAGTTTTCTTGGGAATGGTTTAAAGCTCTAATATTAGCCGGATTGATTACTGTTTTATTGCGAAATTTCATCTTTATTCCCATGACTATTGAAGGTTCGTCTATGATACCGACATTTCAACAGAATGATCAAATTATTGTCAATACAATATTTGATGTAGAAAGATTTGATTTAGTTGTATTTTACGATTCATCAAACCGAACTCTTGTAAAAAGGGTCGTTGGTTTGCCGGGTGAAAAAATCCGATATGAAAATGATCAGCTTTATATAAATGATGAAGAAATTGAGGAAGAATTTTTAGATAATGATTTAGTTAACAATGCTGGAGGTATTTGGACATCGGATTTTACTTTAGAAGAGTTGACCGGTACTCAGGTGATATCAGAAGGTGAATATTTTGTGTTAGGCGACAATCGTAGATCAAGTAATGATAGCCGGTACTTTGGGAGTATTCCAGTAGATTCGATTATTGGAGAAACGTCTTTTATTTATTATCCCTTTGATCGCATGAAGACTGTCCAATAA
- the lepB gene encoding signal peptidase I, which yields MSKINFSDGQNQPETSFEPRKSRHTSPSQKRKENKSRGSEFLSTLLYFVVALIIFLLIRYFLFAPVSVDGESMVPTLEDRDRLILNKIDSIDRFDVVVFPAPDDPEKQYIKRIIGLPGDTIRYQDDALYINGEKVEEEYLKSSVEEMSTGGNFTEDFSLASKTGEETVPEDSYFVMGDNRQNSKDSRVFGFVDATTVSGTAILRIWPLEEFGTIEND from the coding sequence TTGAGTAAAATTAATTTTTCTGATGGTCAAAATCAGCCAGAAACATCTTTTGAACCAAGAAAGTCACGTCATACTTCTCCAAGTCAAAAACGCAAAGAAAATAAAAGTCGTGGGAGTGAATTTTTAAGTACATTACTATATTTTGTAGTAGCATTGATTATTTTTCTACTCATTCGATATTTTTTATTTGCTCCAGTAAGTGTGGATGGTGAGTCTATGGTTCCTACTTTAGAAGATCGAGATCGGTTGATTTTAAATAAAATAGACTCTATAGATCGTTTTGATGTTGTTGTTTTCCCTGCTCCTGATGATCCTGAAAAACAATATATTAAACGAATCATAGGACTTCCAGGCGACACTATTCGTTATCAAGATGATGCTTTGTATATCAATGGAGAAAAAGTAGAGGAAGAGTATTTAAAAAGTTCTGTAGAAGAAATGTCTACGGGAGGCAACTTTACAGAAGACTTTTCACTAGCCTCTAAAACAGGTGAAGAAACGGTTCCTGAAGACAGTTATTTCGTGATGGGCGATAACCGTCAAAATTCAAAGGATAGTCGTGTTTTCGGATTTGTAGATGCTACTACCGTCAGCGGAACAGCCATTCTTCGTATTTGGCCGCTTGAAGAATTTGGTACAATAGAAAATGATTAA
- the ylqF gene encoding ribosome biogenesis GTPase YlqF — translation MNIQWFPGHMAKARRQVTEKIKLVDIVFELVDARIPLSSRNPILDEIIGEKPRVIILNKSDLADPIQTKKWVAYFNEQGIAAVPIVAQEGKGMKQLMEKAKEILQPKFDRRAAKGIKPRAIRAMSIGIPNVGKSTLINRFIKKNVAITGNKPGVTKAQQWLKLGKELELLDTPGILWPKFEDPAVGEKLALTGAIKDTILQMDEIAMYGIGIMKTYYPETFAKRFLLTKEELELGTPELLMLISERRGFREDYSRAAEMLIYEIRSGKAGRFTLDIAPVSLPKE, via the coding sequence ATGAATATTCAATGGTTTCCAGGACATATGGCAAAAGCGAGACGCCAAGTAACAGAAAAAATAAAACTAGTAGATATTGTGTTTGAACTCGTTGATGCAAGAATTCCACTATCAAGCCGCAATCCAATATTAGATGAAATAATTGGAGAAAAACCTAGGGTCATTATTTTAAATAAAAGTGATTTAGCTGATCCTATTCAAACAAAAAAATGGGTAGCTTATTTTAATGAACAAGGAATAGCAGCAGTCCCTATTGTTGCGCAAGAAGGTAAGGGCATGAAACAACTTATGGAAAAAGCAAAAGAAATTTTGCAACCAAAATTTGATCGAAGAGCTGCTAAAGGAATTAAGCCTCGTGCAATTCGAGCAATGAGTATTGGGATCCCTAACGTTGGGAAATCGACCTTAATTAATCGCTTTATAAAGAAAAATGTTGCGATAACAGGTAATAAACCCGGAGTGACAAAAGCACAACAATGGCTAAAACTAGGCAAAGAATTGGAATTACTCGATACTCCAGGTATTCTTTGGCCAAAATTTGAAGACCCAGCAGTCGGAGAAAAATTAGCGTTGACAGGTGCAATCAAAGATACTATTTTGCAGATGGATGAAATTGCGATGTATGGAATAGGCATAATGAAAACTTATTATCCAGAAACATTTGCTAAACGATTCCTTTTAACTAAAGAAGAATTAGAATTAGGAACACCTGAACTGCTAATGCTGATCAGTGAACGAAGAGGTTTTCGAGAGGACTACAGCCGTGCAGCAGAAATGTTGATCTATGAAATTAGAAGTGGTAAAGCAGGACGATTCACGCTAGATATTGCTCCGGTTTCTTTACCTAAAGAATAG
- a CDS encoding ribonuclease HII: protein MEKPITIAAIKDLLTSITNPADERLVQIKNDSRKGAINAYNAWENRLKKQQSILEKQQEMLQIEHYFWGKGTQYIAGIDEVGRGPLAGPVVAAAVILPIDFAVLGINDSKQLSSAKRESLFDQIQESAIAIGVGIKDHQVVDEVNIYQATKLAMIEAVQQLPKQPEQLLIDAMHLPVSIPQESFIKGDAKSLSIAAASIIAKVTRDRMMADYDELYPGYGFSKNAGYGTKVHLEGLQKHGACPIHRKTFAPVKNILK from the coding sequence GTGGAAAAACCAATAACTATTGCGGCAATAAAAGATCTTTTGACATCAATTACAAACCCAGCTGATGAACGATTGGTCCAGATCAAAAATGATTCACGTAAAGGTGCTATAAATGCTTATAATGCTTGGGAAAATCGGTTGAAAAAGCAGCAATCGATTCTTGAAAAACAACAAGAGATGCTTCAAATCGAGCACTATTTTTGGGGAAAAGGGACCCAGTATATTGCTGGAATCGATGAAGTAGGAAGAGGGCCATTAGCTGGACCTGTTGTGGCAGCTGCTGTTATATTGCCGATTGATTTTGCTGTGTTAGGGATCAATGATTCCAAGCAATTATCTAGTGCAAAACGAGAATCATTATTCGACCAAATCCAAGAATCAGCGATAGCTATTGGTGTTGGGATAAAAGACCATCAAGTGGTTGATGAAGTAAATATATACCAGGCAACTAAATTAGCAATGATCGAGGCTGTACAACAATTACCTAAACAGCCAGAACAACTGTTGATCGATGCCATGCATTTGCCTGTTAGTATACCCCAAGAAAGTTTTATTAAAGGAGACGCCAAAAGTTTGTCTATTGCTGCAGCCAGTATTATTGCTAAAGTAACAAGGGACAGAATGATGGCTGACTATGATGAATTATATCCTGGATACGGTTTTTCTAAAAATGCTGGTTATGGAACTAAAGTTCATTTAGAAGGTTTACAAAAACATGGCGCATGCCCAATTCATAGGAAAACATTCGCCCCTGTAAAAAATATATTGAAGTAA